From one Phaenicophaeus curvirostris isolate KB17595 chromosome 38, BPBGC_Pcur_1.0, whole genome shotgun sequence genomic stretch:
- the CS gene encoding citrate synthase, mitochondrial: MTLLAAGSRAATRLRGPKNAPCVLFAARHASAATNLKDVLASMIPKEQAKIKSFRQQHGSTAIGQITVDMVYGGMRGMKGLIYETSVLDPDEGIRFRGYSIPECQKLLPKAAGGEEPLPEGLFWLLVTGEVPTPEQASWLSREWARRAALPSHVVTMLDNFPTNLHPMSQLSAAVTALNSESKFARAYADGIHRAKYWEFVYEDAMDLIAKLPCVAAKIYRNLYREGSSIGAIDPNLDWSHNFTNMLGYTDPQFIELMRLYLTIHSDHEGGNVSAHTSHLVGSALSDPYLAFAAAMNGLAGPLHGLANQEVLLWLTDLQKELGQEVSDEKLRDFIWNTLNSGRVVPGYGHAVLRKTDPRYTCQREFALKHLPKDPLFKLVAQLYKIVPNVLLEQGKAKNPWPNVDAHSGVLLQYYGMKEMNYYTVLFGVSRALGVLSQLIWSRALGFPLERPKSMSTKGLMQLVGYKSG; encoded by the exons aatGCGCCCTGCGTCCTCTTCGCCGCCCGCCACGCCAGCGCCGCCACG AACCTGAAAGACGTCCTGGCCAGCATGATCCCCAAGGAGCAGGCGAAGATCAAGAGCTTCAGGCAGCAGCACGGCAGCACGGCCATCGGCCAGATCACCGTGGACATG GTGTACGGCGGGATGAGGGGCATGAAGGGGCTGATCTACGAGACGTCCGTGCTGGATCCTGATGAG GGCATCCGCTTCCGCGGCTACAGCATCCCCGAGTGCCAGAAGCTGCTGCCCAAGGCCGCGGGGGGAGAGGAGCCGCTGCCCGAGGGGCTTTTCTGGCTGCTGGTGACGGGCGAGGTGCCCACGCCGGAGCAG GCGAGCTGGTTGTCCCGCGAGTGGGCTCGGCGCGCGGCGCTGCCTTCCCACGTGGTGACCATGCTGGATAACTTCCCCACCAACCTGCACCCCATGTCGCAGCTGAGCGCCGCCGTCACCGCCCTCAACAGCGAGAGCAAGTTCGCTCGCGCCTACGCCGACGGCATCCACCGCGCCAAGTACTGGGAG TTTGTCTACGAGGACGCCATGGATCTGATCGCCAAGCTGCCCTGCGTGGCCGCCAAGATCTACCGCAACCTCTACCGCGAGGGCAGCAGCATCGGGGCCATCGATCCCAACCTCGACTGGTCCCACAACTTCACCAACATGCTGGGTTACACCGACCCCCAGTTCATCGAGCTGATGCGTCTCTACCTCACCATCCACAG CGACCACGAGGGGGGAAACGTGAGCGCCCACACCAGCCACCTGGTCGGCAGCGCCCTCTCCGATCCGTACCTCGCCTTCGCCGCTGCTATGAACGGGCTGGCCGGGCCCCTCCACGGCCTCGCCAACCAG GAGGTGCTGCTCTGGCTGACCGACCTGCAGAAGGAGCTGGGCCAGGAGGTTTCGGATGAAAAGCTGCGGGATTTCATCTGGAACACGCTCAACTCCGGCCGG GTGGTTCCGGGCTACGGGCACGCGGTGCTGCGCAAGACGGATCCGCGCTACACCTGCCAGCGGGAATTCGCTCTCAAACACCTCCCCAAGGATCCCCTCTTCAAACTGGTGGCGCAGCTCTACAAGATCGTCCCCAAcgtgctgctggagcagggcaaGGCCAAGAACCCTTGGCCCAACGTGGACGCGCACAGCGGCGTCTTGCTGCAG TATTACGGGATGAAGGAGATGAATTACTACACGGTGCTGTTCGGCGTCTCCCGCGCGCTGGGCGTCCTCTCGCAGCTCATCTGGAGCCGAGCGTTGGGCTTCCCGCTGGAGAGACCCAAATCCATGAGCACCAAGGGCCTCATGCAGCTCGTGGGCTACAAATCCGGCTGA